In the Acidobacteriota bacterium genome, one interval contains:
- the bamD gene encoding outer membrane protein assembly factor BamD: MSRKVFTTVLLIAVAMVATGCRHNNVKNPIANINSKQPDKVLFDRAMDAMKHGKYDVARLSLQTLINTYPDSEYIARAKLSVADSWYAEGGSTGLAQAEIEYKDFQTFFPNMPEAAEAQLKVANIHYRQMEKPDRDYTHAKRAEEEYKELIKQYPDSKLVKDAKEHLLEVQEVLAEREFRIGRFYFLRESYPAAIARLKSVTESYPLYSGADESLYLLGESYEKLSEGVRANARLPEAMRGKLINEYTKHAVEAYGRILTRYPATDRVNDATERLQALKQPVPTPTAAAIKQSKAEEASRSEQSKVDRVMGLLRQRPDTTHAATVGEPQLEEPKQVSATELARQTQNALGQQAGTSQLSVEGTAGTGKPPESEAPPSSEGQPQLNIATPANATPQLENQTRETTAPLPAQTNEAAAEQTHQDQAQVAGQTASGTDKKTESTSKKKKKKGLRKLIPF, encoded by the coding sequence ATGTCCCGGAAAGTCTTTACTACCGTCCTCTTGATCGCGGTCGCCATGGTGGCGACGGGTTGCCGTCACAACAACGTGAAGAACCCGATCGCCAACATCAACTCCAAGCAGCCGGACAAAGTGTTGTTCGACCGCGCGATGGACGCGATGAAGCACGGCAAGTACGACGTTGCCCGGCTGTCGTTGCAAACGCTGATCAACACCTATCCGGATTCGGAGTACATCGCGCGCGCCAAGTTATCGGTGGCCGACTCCTGGTACGCGGAGGGTGGCTCGACCGGGCTGGCGCAGGCGGAGATCGAGTACAAGGACTTCCAGACCTTCTTCCCCAACATGCCGGAAGCAGCGGAAGCGCAGCTCAAGGTGGCGAACATCCACTACCGGCAGATGGAGAAGCCGGACCGTGACTACACCCACGCCAAGCGCGCGGAAGAAGAATACAAAGAGCTGATCAAGCAGTATCCAGATTCCAAGCTGGTCAAGGATGCGAAAGAGCATCTGTTGGAAGTGCAGGAAGTGCTGGCGGAGCGCGAGTTCCGCATCGGGCGTTTCTATTTCCTGCGCGAGTCCTACCCCGCCGCCATCGCGCGGTTGAAGAGCGTGACGGAGAGCTATCCGCTATACAGCGGAGCGGATGAGTCGCTCTACCTGCTGGGGGAATCCTACGAAAAGCTGTCCGAGGGGGTGCGTGCGAACGCGCGCCTGCCCGAGGCGATGCGCGGCAAGCTCATCAACGAGTACACCAAGCACGCCGTGGAAGCGTATGGGAGGATCCTTACGCGTTATCCCGCCACCGATCGCGTGAACGATGCAACGGAGCGGTTGCAGGCGTTGAAGCAGCCCGTACCCACGCCCACGGCGGCAGCCATCAAGCAAAGCAAGGCCGAGGAAGCCAGCCGCAGCGAACAGAGCAAGGTCGACAGGGTGATGGGATTGCTGCGCCAGCGTCCTGACACCACGCACGCTGCCACGGTGGGCGAGCCGCAGCTCGAAGAACCGAAACAAGTGAGCGCCACCGAACTGGCACGACAGACGCAGAACGCGTTGGGCCAGCAGGCAGGGACAAGCCAGCTCAGCGTGGAAGGCACTGCGGGCACAGGCAAGCCGCCGGAGAGCGAGGCGCCTCCAAGCTCGGAAGGGCAGCCACAATTGAACATCGCTACGCCGGCCAACGCCACCCCGCAGCTGGAAAACCAGACGCGCGAGACCACGGCTCCGCTTCCCGCGCAGACCAACGAAGCTGCCGCCGAGCAGACGCATCAGGACCAGGCGCAGGTGGCGGGACAGACGGCGAGCGGGACCGACAAGAAGACCGAGTCGACCAGCAAGAAGAAAAAGAAGAAGGGGCTGCGGAAGCTGATTCCGTTTTAA